The DNA window ctccGTGAGATGGAAATGCATcgttttttcatgttaaatccCATACCagattcatttaaaaaaacaaaagaagaaaatcataagGGAAGAAGCAAATGAGCTCTGAATCATAGttataaaattcaatccaaAACTCGAATTGTGAATTAGATGAGTCAACTCTCGGGACAAAAATCAACCAacaaatatttctaattttttaaatgaaataacatcaatttaattaaaaaaaaaataaatcaatggaTTGCATAGCAGGATTGGACCGAGTTTTATAAATATGCTAGAAACACCTGAAATACTAAACAAGTAGTCCCttcacaaaacaaaaccaaaagccACTTGCTTGAATCCCAGGATACATTCAAGCACAATTGCAATGTGCACTTGTTCTAATTCTGCTAATCTCTCCCACCAAATGTTTTTCTAAGATGTATGTATCCCTTCTAGTATAATATACACATCATGTACAATCTAACTGGCTATCTATTTACAAGAACATCGCATATGCTTGAATATACTTAGATTCACTACTCTTGTATCTTGTGACTCATCGAGAAAATTGTAAACAGAGACGTCGAAAGTGCTCCAAAAGTCTCTACCTGATCATTGAAAAAGGTAGCATAAGATAAACAGAGTCCGTGAACTATGCCCCTCAGATTACAAAGCTGCAGCAGTTGTGTAGGTTACCATCAGATAAACATACCTCTTTTGTAACAGTTCCGCAGAAAAAAGTTGCAGTTTGTCTTCGCTCACAGAGCCAAGTATACCTGTGTCCTGGTTATGCGCATACTTCACATCAAGGATGGGGTGATGATGTGGTTTAAGATTCTGGGTCACATTGAAACTTGGTAATTCCTTCAACCTCAATCCTCGGGTTGCTTCATCTCCATAGGCAAACAAGGGGAAGCAATTCTGCATGTTTATAATCGCAGTCCTTGCCATTTGACCATTGCTTAAATAGGCAGATGTAGATCCCAAGTTACGATAATGGCTATCAGCTATTCTCTTTACAAGAAGTTGAGAACACAGCGTGGCTGATCCTGGAAAAGGGGATGAATCTGGATCTATACATTGGGAATTAACCGTGGCATTTGATTTCTTGGATTTGGGATGATATGAAGCAACAATGTCATCGCTTAATGGACCATAAGCAAGTGAAGTGCAAATCCCTTGATTTTCAAATCCAGGAACCAGAAATGGCCTTCAGCAAAAGTAAAGGCAAGTCAGGAATAGCCAtccaaattatttatgaaaatgaagTTCAAGTTGACTACCTTTTTCCAGCATCAGTGTTCCAGACGCATGGTCCCAAAGAGGAAGCTGTAAGCAGTTTCTGAGAATTGGAACCAAGAACAGGGTTTTGTGCAAGGGGGTACATAGTGTGAATTGGCCCGGGCACTGGTCCAACCATGGACTGCAGAGGATTCAGGGTCCCGCGCATGTCAAATACTAAAAGCATACCATTctgcaaattaaaaataaaaaaatgataacattGAAGCAGTTGTAGAACGTCAAATAACTGAAATATCTGATGGACGGCTACCAAGTGGAagagaaaacagagagaagagaagggctTCATCTGATGACTCAAGGCTGGAATCCTAACAAAATTTAAGAAGTGGAGGAGCATGGTGCCATCTAACTTTTCACTCTCTCAATAATATCAAGCAATAAAACTAAGAATATGGTAATCTTTCGAATATTGTGAATTACATCACTAAAATATATGGAATGCTATACACAATTAGGTATCAAACCTGTAAGCCAGCATACACGTAATGAGGGCTGTTTAGATCCCATGAACATGACCAAGCTGGGACCTGGAAAGACAACTTGTAGGGTTAGGAATATCCAGAAAGGTTAAATTGGGAAAATTTAAATAGTCAAGGAAGCCAAACCCTTAGATTATAGGTCACGACAATATTGTTGCTTTCCAtgctaaaacaaaaaagagctcGAGTTCAATTAGTTGCAATAAAGAAGTCCAAAAAATGAACTCAATGAACAAAAGGACACAATAATTCACCTAAGTATTGATAATTTCTTCCCAAGTGAAGCCAAAAGGGCGAGTCTACCACAACGAGAAATTTGTATATCCTTGACAGCTTTGGTGCTAGGAGGAAGCTGTATATCTTCATTTTCACGAGGATTAATCAAGTtaatctgtaaaaaaaaaaaccttgaacccATCAAACCTCAAACAGTATAAATCAGATGTGTGTGAATGTTACTAGACTCAGGTTTGTTCTCCCTGTTCAACCAAGAAGTTTACCTTGTTGAGCATATGCATCCCACCCATCCCAGCAATTCTTCGAGCGAGAATCAGATTTTGATAAGAGAAGTCCATGGCAAACAGCCTTCCACCTTCTATGGCCAGCTCATGCTGTCAAGGTTAGCAACTATTcaacaaaagaaacaacttgAAACATAACACTAAGAGAAACCATGGGATTTAAAAGACCACAACCATGTATGGGAGAAAAGAACATATTAAGTGAACATATTCAACAAAATGGGGGGAAACTTGATGGGCTGATATTGTAAAAGTCTATCAGACAACATTCCAATTCTTTCTTGTCATATATAATGTTCAAACATTATCTAGGAACACACGATCACCATTGCATTATAAACTCTTAATTAGCCTTTCATACTAACAGTCTAAcactcaaatgaaaaaaattaactccaGACCTGTAATTTAAAGTTGCAATGGAGGAGTTGTTTGGAAAAATATGAGCCGAAGGAAAATCCTGCATTATCGAATAACAGCAATTAAAATCAACCTCTAATTCTGTCATGTTGTCACACACTAGAATATCAGATTCATTGAAGAATCGCAGATTTCTTCCAGATCAGTAAAACACACATAcaatttgtttgtaaatattaAGGAATAGGAAGGTTGCATTATTTCACAAGAATGATTCAATTCACAATGCTTAGGAAACCTTCTACAACTAAAGATGGTAAAAACCAGATATCAAGAAggtaatatatatgtgtatctGCTTTGGAGGCTAACAAGTTGTAAAATGCTTGGGAGAAATCATACAATTAGACTGAaaaatgaatctttactttttgTAATCCacgttttaagttttttaaatccACGTTTTACTAGTAAGTCTTTTACTGGTTGTACATAATCATCTGCATTTTCACAACTCCTAatgtatatttttgaattgtcatgcAATTTTAACTACATAACTCAGCCGTGTCTCCTATTACTTAGCAACAAGCTTCCATATGAATGTGCTTATCAGGCAATGGATTAGTCAATCAAAACACTCAATATAAAGATGAACTGCACAAAAAGATATGAAATCTTAGTTTGATTGAACAAGGAAGCCAACagagatgaaaatgaaaaatatatgaactGCAATCATATTCATTAAGTTAATCATGCAGAGAGATTACCAGATTGTACACCCTGAGCTTCTTTTGCATTAAAGAATTGATGAGGTTTACTTCCCATCTGCTCAAATGATGTGTTCTCTGTACAAGCTGGTTTCTGGAAAACCAAAATCAAGCCAGTTAGGACAGAAAAGGGGAGAATGAGAAAAGCCTTATAAGAAACCAAGACAAGCTACTATGTAAGGATACAGCATGCTCGAATCAGAAAAAGTTTGATGCATCAAGAGAGCATGGCTGCTAGGAgaaagttattgatacttttaaAAGAAAGTAGATCATTAAGAAACTCAATACCATAATAAGTAGGAAACAACAGTGTGATGCACCCAGGAAATTAAGATAGGAAAGAGATAACACGGCGTTATTACTTTTAGTATCATAAAAAGTAACTGATTTTTAAGACATTGGAGCATTCAGGACTTAAGCCACGAGAATTAGATCCAGGAATTAAAAATCACAGTTAAAGATTTCAATTGGAAGACAAAACAAGATTCTCTCAATGACTAGAGGCCCATAACCATAACTGACTCTTTATCGACTATCTAACTACCCCATACTCTTTAGAAATATCTCTACAATTTCTGAAATTCTGATTAAAAAGATTAAGCAGTATGCCATCAAAGTAGATCATACTTCCTTGAGGTTGCGTAATAACTTGAGCAAATTATCTTGTATCTCGAGCAAGTTATCTTGTATATCAAGCAAATCAGATTTCTGCATATAAAAGAGGGGAAATTATAGAATATTAGTTGCTGTTCTTGTAACAGACAAACTAGAACAAacatccaaaaacaaaatagagtaTTTTGTATATCATAACTATCGTCATTAATTATCTTACCTCTGTCTTAAGGGAGCCAATTTCATCCTCAAGAGATTCAACTTTCTGCAAGATAAAtctttatttagtttatatttctACATATTTACACAGAAAAAAATGTCATTCCCAAAAGACAATGCCCGAGTACAACCTTTTGTAACCCTTCATCAATAACTACCACTGGTGTTGTATATAGCTTTCTAATATCCTTGAATTCGCACTTTGCATTGCATTGAGGACACTACGAAGAAGAAATGCACCAATGGATCAAGAAAGAGATAAATGACAGCTTCTATAAACTTTTCAGTAGATGACAGGAGTATACCTTCGTAGTAGGCACCGGTCGTTGAAGCCACTTACTAATGCAAGAAAAACCGTACAAATGTCCACAAGGAAGGCAGCTGCCACATTTAATCATTTAAGTTAGATGATTGGGCAAAATACATTGagcaacaatcaaaataaactataaaataaagttgaaaaactaaaaatatgaaCCCATTTTTCAAGATAACAACATAATTTAGCATTCATCACAATTATCTGCAGTTTAATTGCTTTATATACCACATATTTGAAACAAAGTTCACATTCCAAGAAAACCCAGAAATTAATCATCTTCAGTTGACAATCATTAATCATAAATTCAAGAACATGGTCACTGATTACTTTGTGCATTATTATCGGGGGGGGGGGGACTTCACAAATTTTGATCACCAATCATTAATAAAAGGCTTAAAGAACAACCCTTGTAAAATCATGATCAGTTACTTTTTCTAACCTGACTTGATGGTCACCTTCAGACCTCCAAGGCTCCATACAAATAGCACAATTCAATCCATCCAAATCATATGCCTTCACTatatcttctcttctctttgctTCTTCAACAGTACGCTCATTCTCTTTCCTTGTTAAAGAAAACCCATCTCCCTCTTCTATTCTTCTTTCATTGCTTcctctttctcctcctccttctacAGATTCACTGTCAATCACCATCGGAGTACTCTGATCACCATCACCATAAGTGGTTGATGATCTGGAAGAACGAAACATAAATGGAACTTCTCTTCCACCTTGTTCTTGTGGTCGAATTTCTATACGTAAGGACGCTAACATTGTACCGATGTTTTCTTGTCTGTTTGTTGAACCAAAAGATAAGTAACTGTTGCCATGGCCGTTGTCAGCCATGGCTAGACAAGAAAGAGAGACAGGACTTgggtggttttttttccttacatgttTATTGGAGAGAGGCTCTTCTTATATATGACTCGAGTTACCTGACTTAACTTTGACTCTGGGTTTGTCAATTGGTCAAACTTGAGTCGGGTTTCTGAGAATTTATTCACCGTTGGATCATCATAAGTTCTTAAGATTTGACGGTGCCTGTTTAGATTTTGACAAGTGGGGTGACCTGTAAAGAGCTGAAGGGTACAGTAGTTTTCCTCGCGTTCGActtattaatgaaaaagaaaaggtcgtGGGATTCCGGTGCCTTTGTCATGTTGAGACTCAAACTAGGGATGACCTCAAATTAGTATCCAATCTAAAagctttttttgaatttgatcccCAACCTGTGTTTTATGTAATCTGGTCCCCAATCTTAACCTTAATTTGATCCTTCCCTCGACCAATATGCCTAAATTTGCCTACTGGCTGGGTACCAAATTGAGAAAAGGCTCAGGCACATTTGTTGGTGGAAGGGTCAAATTGTGAAATCTTTTGTAGATTAGGGATCCAATTGAGATTGTGGATTCAATTAAGGAGACGCCCCCAATTTATCACAAACTTTGTTATGCTAGGATTAACAagaacagggaaaaaaaaaaaaaaaagggagaaaaaacaTAACTGATAATTGCACGCTCCGGTATTTTTCTAGCTTGAGAagaaaatttcttataaaattaagaatgttaatgaatatttatgattttagtttctattatgtttattatttattgaataagaattaaaaatatatattctatttatgattttgaataTTCATTCAATTACTTAATATCCAcgtattatttataattaaacataaaataaattaatatacaCAAACGCTGTAGTAGTGCACGAACAGAATAAAATTGTAATAATCGCCATTCCTAAATCAGATTGTCATAAACCACATGGATAGCTCTTAGCTGGCTTGTCCTAACTTATATGGCCTGGGTTCTGGTAGCATAATGGGCTTCCGAATTTCTTggacttcttttatttttccacaACAAAGCGAGTTCACATCTCATAAGGCCCAACTCCAGAATTTACAGCTCATCTGCCCAAGATAATATATCTGGTccaaaagataatttatttatttgtttgtttatttagacAGGTACGTAGTTTTACACATTTGCAAACTAACAATCTCTGTTTCTTCTCCATGAtatctttaataaatattttgctCACGTTTTCTGATTTCTTAAAACGAGCATTAATTAATCTGcgctttatttcttttttctttttttttatcagggaTTGACTTGTGctcttaatttttaacaatatatttcatattGTTGACTACTTAAACCGTGTAATAAAGGttcattatattaattaaacaaagcaTTCCTTGTTTACTAGTACTATACGTGTGAATTCAGGAACGAGAACCATGCTTTGCCTAACTATTGTACTACTCTAGTTATTGAACACCGTACCTCAACAatgtactctctctctctctctctctctctctctctctatatatatatatatatatatatatatatgaacaggaAGAAGACCATGCCTTGATGGAATAAAGTGTTTCCACCTTTTCATTGTTTAATAGGGTTGGATTTGGACCGCTCCACTTACGAAGTAACATGAAACATGCCGAATTCAAAGCCTCTCCCTTATAAATACCGCCTCTCCTATCATCCTTCTTCATCCCTCATCCGAGTGTTCTTCTTCCATTCGAACGCTAACCCAATCAACATCTCCTGGTCTCCTCTCTCAAGATGAAGTTCCTGCACATTTTCTTTgttcttatcatcatcatcacatcTCTTGTCCTCGACATTGCTTCATTTCCACTCGAGGAAGATCAAGTTCATGACTATAATATTGACAACGAAGTGATTGAAAGCTTTTCTCCTCGCCAAAATAGAGGAGTTAGCCGCTTTCTTGCTCATCACAAGAAACCGAAAGATCGAAGACTAACTTGTAACAAGTTCCCTAGGATTTGTCACGCTAAGGGAAGCCCAGGACCTCACTGCTGCAAGAAGAAGTGTGTTAATGTGTTAGCCGATCGTCTAAATTGCGGCTTATGTGGGAAGAAGTGCAAGTATAATGAAACATGCTGTAATGGAAAGTGTGTGAATCCATCGTTCAATAGGAGACATTGCGGGGCTTGCAACAATAGCTGCGGCGGCAATGGGAACTTATGTGTTCTTGGCCTTTGCAACTATGCATGAACTAAGAGCAGTGGATAACAGTCtttgattcatttattttacatgcaATTCTTTGTTTATCTAAGCAagaaagttaataaaaattgaattttgtataCCTTAATACTATTAATTCTTGTCTTCAGTATTAATTTCCAGTGCTTACATGAATATTGTaattaaccaattaaattatattaatttgattagtgTAACATAATGGAagagacatatatatatatataaatatatatgaagTAAATATatctctaaaataattttaagaataaaatgtatttttttcaaaataaaaaaaataaagatacaaCTTCTATCTTTGATGTccgaaaataataatgaaacgCTATGTGAATGACATCATCTtgcaataattaaaacaattaatatcaTCATATCCACAGTGCCTCCTCCCCAATCTTCACAGATCACCCTGCAGTTCATGCTGGGAAAGAATTCGTTTAAATTTCTCAGTTAAAGTGTGAAAATTAGGGGTTGCTTGCAATTCTGCTAGTTTCACTCTCCGTTGAAAACACAAGATTAACTTTCTTTTGGTGCTGTGTATGTGAAAGACATGGTATTTTTTACAGACAAATCATCAAACACCTAGAAAGCATCTCCAATACAACGAAAAATATTATTGTCAAGAAGCCCCAATTTAAAACCAACAGCATAAAAAAttccatgaaaataatttaacgTTGTTTCTCGGGCTCTCTTACCcctttgatttcttttgatttttgcattgttttaaattttctgTAGAATGTGACCAAAATACACTGCATAACGAAATCCTgaagaataagaaataaaaaataataatactatttgctaattaattaaattcaatccaaaaaaatatgtaattctCAAAATACTCCTCTTAGTAtcacgatttttttttataaatttccaTAGTTTGTATCCCATGCCTAAAACAAATCGTGAATGCTTCTAGCTACCAAGTCTAAAATCAACTGCCCAGAACAAATATTTCACATGAAACttacataaatatttatttatataactaATCATTAGTCAAAAAGTTACAAGTTAAAGATATACGCTAGCTCTAATTAGTTATTTCCCTCTAACCTATCTATGTTCCTTAATTAGTTAACATCTCTAAGCGATTCTGGTTTTATTAAAGaactttttttgtaataatgaaagttaaaacatattttaaaccatgaatttcaattgttttgttaatgaaaaatatttttaatctcttatttgatcttattttattttttatggtttatccatttaaacttgattttattacGAAGGGAGTGTTTgatcatatttaatatttctaaactcagaaaagtataatttatttttgttatataattcaaacctgttttttatttataaatttaataattttgtagacatgaaagaaaaaataaatttaataaaataaatttaaatgaaaaaaagcattatgatttttaaaagaaactagCTATAAGAGCAATTGCTTCAGGTTACATTATTAAGCAAGTAATTAACTGGAAAAAATCACATACCTTAGGCGGGAGAAATTgtaaacattaaataaataaaacaataaaaaaatatatacataaaagcCCGTCTAGCTCAGTTGGTAGAGCGCAAGGCTCTTAACCTTGTGGTCGTGGGTTCGAGCCCCACGGTGGgcgtttgtttgtttgttcctatttttccttttttttctcttctttttggtTGCTTGAAGAAGATTTTTGTGTGATACTCTTCGAGATGAGATCTGCCATGAAGACCCCAGAAATACgcgtatctttcttttttttctcaagaaacAATAAAAGTAGATAAGAGATCATTGACGCTACTCCAGGAAACGCCACAAGGTATTACAATTATCAAAAAATGATATTGGTAGAAGTTTTCAGCTTTGTTGATTTGCTCATGAACTTTAATAGCCACTTTTTTTTCTAGGTCACTCGTTGAAGCACAAGAACTTTAATAgcagtcaaaaaataaaagaactttaCACGCatcaataactttttatttttgtatttgtacaaaaataaaaatacccctGATGCTAAACAATAATAacgaaaaatattattatggaaTTGCAACTAAGCCACTGAAGCTagggttaaaaaatttaaatgacaaGAGTAATATAGTAATTTCACTGttcattaatttgtaaaaaaaaaagctcctagtactaaacaataacaataataaaaaaaaaactattatggaGTTATAATCAAGCCCTGAAATCAATTTATATAGTAAGTATAATGGAGTAATTCATCTATTTATTAAATGTACCGAAAGTtcttattgttaaatttttaaaattagtatgataattatattattaaaaaaataaaaaaatattattactccaaacaaataaaaaatgttaaattaatagCGTGAAGAGATTttgactaataaaataaaaccttatAAATTGAAGGctgaatagtaaaataataattttaataacctGAAATTCATTTTACTGTGGATTAAGGGACCCTAAAACAACCatgttatttagttttttagttaataGTTAATTGGATGTGCGCCTGAACAGATTCAGCTGATGAGATATTCCTCCACGTAGTTTGTTTGGCTTGCTCGTGGCAGTGGTTAAATAACCTCCGCAAAGTCTGGAAGATTTAAATCCTATAAATCCTGCAACTAAAAATAATCTTccagttattaaacttagttcgTTCGGTAAgtaatacaataaatttatgatttaaaatctaatttaaatacACGTTTGAATGAGCTCGAATGCAAACGAAACCTTTAGCAAAAAAGAGAGGTGGCTTCGTTACtgtcaatttttctttcttccattttgatcgtttaattatatattacatataactaatagcaagaaaaataaggaaatgAGAGGGCAAGCCCTTGAACGAAAAGGCACATGGAAACATGCTCATCCTCAACTCCGACATAAATTTCTTCCTCACGTTGACAGAAATTGAAATGCAAGAAAGGATTGTAAGAATGGTGAAGAAACCGACCGGTTCATTGCAGACAGTAAATTCACAGCTGCAGGTTCAGACTTCTATTACACATAATATTAAAGTCCCCGAGCAAACAAAGACATAGAAGCATACAAAATAAGGCTAGTGCTTATAGATGGCCAGTGTGCAGTTGCAATTTTATTCGACTCCAGGAAACAGGCACTTCTGCTCCCTCTGGCCTCTCGAACAACTCTCATTTTCCACTTTGATCACCTCGGTCATCTACAGCAAAAAACAGAGTGTGAAGTagcaatcaatttaatgtacCATTGGTAAGTCTGGTTGTGAATAATCTTAGAATGAATATCAATACAATGATAAGGCTTTACCATCTGCTGAGACGAGGATATCACTCTATCCATGCCTCCTGGTTCCCAGGAGAATGCCCCTAATTCGGTGCAGTTCAGCCACGGCATTGCTGATGTTTGTCCTCTCTCTTGGCAAATCTACCGAGCAAGAAACTCCTACCTCCATAATTGAAACCAAGCACTCCAGAACTTTGTCATTTCCAATACGCTTCATCCCATCAGAGGCATTAGCGCTTGTTTGCTCGATTTCTCTCAGAAGTATGGGATCAACAACCTCCACCACACGGTCAGGCAACGCCATTTTAACATACTTGTGCAGGTTCAGCCCCTCTTTGAACGAGCCATCAGTTGGCGTCTTTCCGGTAAGTATCTCCAGCAACAGGATGCCGTAGCTGTACACATCCCCATAAGTTGACACCTCGTTTCCGATACCGTACTCTAAAATTTATATGCATGGTTGTTAACAACCCTGGAAACTAGTAATAAAACGACACTAATTTTATTGCTTCTTTAAGCATTTCAGGACGCTGAAATGTGCAGGGATGTTTATGACTTTGGAAGAAATAATTGTTATCATGGGGAAAATAGTTATATCAATTCGTCAATGCAAGCCAATGGAATATTATTCTAATCacttgaaactaaaataaatcatgtaaaatCTGTCTGGCATTACCTGGGGCAGCATAGCCAACAGTGCCTTTTAAACCAATAGAGCTGTTCTGATTTGATGACAATTGAACTGAAGCTTCTGGACGGAATCTTGCCAATCCAAAGTCTCCAACATGAGCAGTCATATCACCATCAAGAAGAACATTGCTAGGCTTCAAATCACAGTGAACAACAGCCATTTGACAGTGGTAGTGCAAATAATCAAGGGCATTAGCTACATCAATTGCAATGTTTAACCTCTGAATCAGATTCAGGTTTCCTTGCTCGCGTTCCTCGTCTGATGTATGGACTGGATGCAGCCACTCTTCCAGGCTCCCATTGACCATGAATTCATAAACCAGAGCTTTAAAATCATTGCCTTGAAAATCAAGGCTAGAACATGCAGTTAAAACTTTGACAAGGTTTCGGTGCCTGATGTTTATCAAGGCAGCACACTCTGCCATATAGCTTTTGGAAGCTCCTTTACGTAGCAGGTTGAATACTTTCACTGCGACAATCATTCCATCAGGTGCGAGAATTGCTTTGTACACAGACCCGAAACTACCTCGACCAATAAAATTGGATGAGGAAAAGCCACCAGTTGCTTGATAGAGTTCTTCATAAGTCACTCTCCGAAATGAGACCTCCCACGAAGCTCCAGAAGCAggctcattttttgtttttctccagGAATAGATAAGTAGAGAAGAGATCAGCAAGAGTGCAATGATAAAGCCACATGGAATTGAAATTACCAGCTTCAACTTGGTagaaaattttggttttctcaACTCATTGGACGTGCATCTGGACAAATTCAACTGAGATATTCCTCCACAAAGCTTATCGTTTCCCAAAACTGAGACTGCGCTTACATTCCCGAAAACTCTTTGTGTAGGCATCTCACCTTCGAGGTGATTAAATGAAAGATCCAAACGCTGCAACAACTGGAAGTCTGCCAAAAACCTTGGAATTTGGCCAGTCAAGTTGTTGTAAGAGAGATTAAGATATTGAAGTGCTCTCAAAGAACTCAAAAGCTCCGGAATAGACCCTCGCAAAAAGTTCCCCTCCAGATGCAGATATTCTAGCATAATGCAGCTTCCAAGACTTCCAGGAATTTCACCTGATAACCTGTTATGTGAAACATCTAGATATCCTAGGTTCACTAACCTGCCCACTTCAGAGGGAAGGGGACCTATCAACTGATTATGAGATAGGTCTAAGCTCACGGATAAAGAAGCCATACCAATTACTTCTTTGGTTAATGGACCGCTCAAATTGTTTTGAGCAAGCTTTAAAGACATCAAATTATGGCAGTTTGCAAGACTTGATGGGATGCCTCCTTGCAAATTATTCGCAGATAAATAAAGTTCGAACAATGAAGTAACATTGCCCAAAGATGAAGGGATATCTCCagagattttgttttcaatgagtTTTAGACCGtgcaaattttttaatttaccaatGGAAGTTGGTATAACGCCAGTCAATTGATTTGTTTCCAACATCAAAGTATCCAGGCTGATGAGGTTTCCAATATCAACTGGAATGCTTCCCCGCACTTGATTTCTTCCCATGGACAATGTTGTGATCTGTGATGAGAAGTTGCTGATTATTTCTGGCAACATTCCTCCTAAATTGTTATCACCCATACCCAATTCTTCCAAATTGGTGTAGTTTGCAAGGCTCTGGAGAAAACTG is part of the Populus alba chromosome 10, ASM523922v2, whole genome shotgun sequence genome and encodes:
- the LOC118059821 gene encoding uncharacterized protein isoform X1, with the protein product MADNGHGNSYLSFGSTNRQENIGTMLASLRIEIRPQEQGGREVPFMFRSSRSSTTYGDGDQSTPMVIDSESVEGGGERGSNERRIEEGDGFSLTRKENERTVEEAKRREDIVKAYDLDGLNCAICMEPWRSEGDHQVSCLPCGHLYGFSCISKWLQRPVPTTKCPQCNAKCEFKDIRKLYTTPVVVIDEGLQKKVESLEDEIGSLKTEKSDLLDIQDNLLEIQDNLLKLLRNLKEKPACTENTSFEQMGSKPHQFFNAKEAQGVQSGFSFGSYFSKQLLHCNFKLQHELAIEGGRLFAMDFSYQNLILARRIAGMGGMHMLNKINLINPRENEDIQLPPSTKAVKDIQISRCGRLALLASLGKKLSILSMESNNIVVTYNLRVPAWSCSWDLNSPHYVYAGLQNGMLLVFDMRGTLNPLQSMVGPVPGPIHTMYPLAQNPVLGSNSQKLLTASSLGPCVWNTDAGKRPFLVPGFENQGICTSLAYGPLSDDIVASYHPKSKKSNATVNSQCIDPDSSPFPGSATLCSQLLVKRIADSHYRNLGSTSAYLSNGQMARTAIINMQNCFPLFAYGDEATRGLRLKELPSFNVTQNLKPHHHPILDVKYAHNQDTGILGSVSEDKLQLFSAELLQKRYRLLEHFRRLCLQFSR
- the LOC118059821 gene encoding uncharacterized protein isoform X2, which gives rise to MADNGHGNSYLSFGSTNRQENIGTMLASLRIEIRPQEQGGREVPFMFRSSRSSTTYGDGDQSTPMVIDSESVEGGGERGSNERRIEEGDGFSLTRKENERTVEEAKRREDIVKAYDLDGLNCAICMEPWRSEGDHQVSCLPCGHLYGFSCISKWLQRPVPTTKCPQCNAKCEFKDIRKLYTTPVVVIDEGLQKKVESLEDEIGSLKTEKSDLLDIQDNLLEIQDNLLKLLRNLKEKPACTENTSFEQMGSKPHQFFNAKEAQGVQSGFSFGSYFSKQLLHCNFKLQHELAIEGGRLFAMDFSYQNLILARRIAGMGGMHMLNKINLINPRENEDIQLPPSTKAVKDIQISRCGRLALLASLGKKLSILSMESNNIVVTYNLRVPAWSCSWDLNSPHYVYAGLQNGMLLVFDMRGTLNPLQSMVGPVPGPIHTMYPLAQNPVLGSNSQKLLTASSLGPCVWNTDAGKRPFLVPGFENQGICTSLAYGPLSDDIVASYHPKSKKSNATVNSQCIDPDSSPFPGSATLCSQLLVKRIADSHYRNLGSTSAYLSNGQMARTAIINMQNCFPLFAYGDEATRGLRLKELPSFNVTQNLKPHHHPILDVKYAHNQDTGILGSVSEDKLQLFSAELLQKR